A section of the Deinococcus multiflagellatus genome encodes:
- a CDS encoding DNA-3-methyladenine glycosylase 2, which produces MPALPYSRDFMLERMFAADAAFDGLFYTGVTSTGIFCLPSCRARKPLPAHVAFHATPAQARAAGLRACRRCHPEAFGAGVPPEEAAFWTALSGVPVAEVPGAHDLAQRLGVGRGALHRLCRDHLQRPPAAWLARERVHLAARRLLAEPDTSVAGVAFEAGYGSLSAFGAQFRRGMGVSPQAFRQGLAQGSWTLALPGDFRALEVRRDLGRDPRSPTAQVQGQRVTLGWRLPSGPRRVTLTFSGEGGGTVTVRAEPGGPLAPADALALHDLTWRALGLSAAGAGPLPAPTPAAPLAVPPGLRVPLVPDLFDGLVWAVVGQQVTFAHACTLRRRLVERCGTPLGEGLWAPPTPEAVAALLPADLRALGLTGARADLLRRLAGQVARQELNLSALARGPVGAARRTLRAVPGIGPWTAEYVLLRVLGFPDVVPAGDAALAAALQWAHQLPRRPDPPQVQALLAPYAPQRSAAVFSLWHHVHPKGAAHDP; this is translated from the coding sequence GACGGCCTGTTTTACACCGGCGTAACAAGTACCGGCATCTTCTGCCTGCCGTCGTGCCGGGCGCGCAAGCCGCTGCCCGCGCATGTGGCCTTTCATGCCACCCCTGCCCAGGCCCGCGCCGCCGGGCTGCGCGCCTGCCGCCGCTGCCACCCCGAGGCCTTTGGCGCCGGGGTCCCCCCGGAAGAAGCCGCGTTCTGGACCGCCCTGTCCGGGGTGCCGGTGGCCGAGGTGCCGGGTGCGCACGACCTGGCCCAGCGGCTGGGGGTGGGCCGGGGCGCGCTGCATCGCCTGTGCCGCGACCACCTGCAGCGCCCGCCCGCCGCGTGGCTGGCCCGCGAGCGGGTGCATCTGGCCGCCAGGCGGCTGCTGGCCGAGCCCGACACCTCGGTGGCCGGGGTGGCGTTCGAGGCGGGCTACGGCAGCCTGTCGGCCTTTGGGGCGCAGTTCCGGCGGGGCATGGGGGTGTCGCCGCAGGCCTTCCGGCAGGGGCTGGCCCAGGGCAGCTGGACATTGGCCCTGCCCGGCGACTTCCGGGCCCTGGAGGTGCGGCGCGACCTGGGCCGCGACCCACGCAGCCCCACAGCCCAGGTGCAGGGCCAGCGGGTCACGCTGGGCTGGCGCCTGCCCTCGGGGCCGCGCCGCGTCACGCTGACCTTTTCGGGCGAGGGGGGCGGCACCGTCACCGTGAGGGCTGAACCGGGCGGCCCGCTGGCCCCCGCCGACGCGCTGGCCCTGCACGACCTGACGTGGCGGGCGCTGGGGCTGAGCGCAGCGGGGGCGGGCCCCCTGCCTGCCCCCACACCTGCGGCGCCGCTCGCGGTGCCCCCGGGGTTACGGGTGCCGCTGGTGCCGGACCTCTTTGACGGCCTTGTGTGGGCGGTGGTGGGCCAGCAGGTCACCTTTGCCCACGCCTGCACCCTGCGGCGGCGGCTGGTGGAGCGCTGCGGCACCCCGCTGGGCGAGGGCCTGTGGGCGCCCCCCACGCCAGAGGCCGTGGCCGCGCTGCTCCCGGCCGACCTGCGCGCCCTGGGCCTGACCGGGGCCCGCGCCGACCTGCTGCGGCGACTGGCGGGGCAGGTGGCCCGGCAGGAACTGAACCTGTCGGCCCTGGCCCGGGGCCCAGTGGGGGCGGCGCGGCGCACGCTGCGGGCGGTGCCCGGCATTGGCCCCTGGACCGCCGAATACGTGCTGCTGCGCGTGCTGGGCTTTCCCGATGTGGTTCCGGCCGGAGACGCGGCGCTGGCGGCGGCCCTGCAGTGGGCCCACCAACTGCCCCGCCGCCCCGACCCCCCGCAGGTGCAGGCCCTCCTGGCCCCGTACGCCCCGCAGCGCAGCGCGGCGGTCTTCTCTCTCTGGCACCACGTTCATCCCAAAGGAGCCGCCCATGACCCTTGA
- a CDS encoding isocitrate lyase/phosphoenolpyruvate mutase family protein: MTLESLQPSPPSLTETAARAGHLRALHASGLVLPNAWDALTAELRTVEGTSPQPS, encoded by the coding sequence ATGACCCTTGAATCCCTCCAGCCCTCGCCTCCGTCCCTGACCGAGACTGCCGCCCGCGCCGGGCACTTGCGCGCCCTGCACGCCAGTGGCCTCGTGCTGCCCAACGCCTGGGACGCCCTGACAGCGGAACTCAGGACGGTTGAGGGGACGTCCCCTCAACCGTCCTGA
- a CDS encoding isocitrate lyase/PEP mutase family protein, whose amino-acid sequence MELAAAVSARLLQEAGFPAIGTTSAGVAFALGQPDGQVLPRAGGLQALARIVAAVQVPVTADLEAGYGHPPEAVAQMVQAAVGLGAAGVNLEDATGEAHAPLYPLPAQVARLTAARAAADALGVPLYLNARTDTYFTAFGQDPAERLAETIRRGRAYLQAGADSVFVPGVTDPATVQALREGIGGPVAVMLQGGGPGAPELLAAGACRVSVGPGLLLAALGYVAQLAQTLRTGGTLTPPAALPFAQVQGWFSPQRTP is encoded by the coding sequence ATGGAACTGGCAGCCGCTGTGAGCGCCCGGCTGCTGCAGGAAGCGGGGTTTCCCGCCATCGGCACCACCAGCGCGGGGGTGGCCTTTGCCCTGGGCCAGCCCGACGGCCAGGTGCTGCCCCGCGCCGGCGGCCTGCAGGCCCTGGCCCGTATCGTGGCGGCGGTGCAGGTGCCCGTCACCGCCGACCTCGAAGCGGGGTATGGCCACCCCCCTGAAGCCGTGGCCCAGATGGTCCAGGCCGCCGTAGGGCTGGGGGCGGCGGGCGTGAATTTGGAGGACGCCACCGGGGAGGCCCACGCGCCCCTATACCCGCTGCCCGCCCAGGTGGCGCGGCTGACCGCTGCCCGCGCGGCGGCGGACGCCCTGGGCGTGCCCCTCTATCTGAATGCCCGCACCGACACCTATTTCACCGCGTTTGGGCAGGACCCAGCCGAGCGGCTGGCCGAAACCATCCGGCGTGGCCGGGCCTACCTGCAGGCCGGCGCCGACAGCGTGTTCGTGCCCGGCGTGACCGACCCGGCCACCGTGCAGGCGCTACGCGAGGGCATCGGCGGGCCCGTGGCGGTGATGCTGCAGGGTGGTGGGCCGGGCGCCCCAGAGTTACTGGCGGCCGGGGCCTGCCGGGTCAGCGTGGGGCCGGGGTTGCTGCTGGCCGCGCTGGGGTATGTGGCACAGCTGGCCCAGACCCTGCGCACCGGGGGCACCTTGACGCCCCCAGCCGCGCTGCCCTTTGCCCAGGTGCAGGGGTGGTTCAGCCCACAGCGCACCCCCTGA